A window from Actinomycetospora corticicola encodes these proteins:
- a CDS encoding TIGR03936 family radical SAM-associated protein: protein MSYKGEAAHPSAPTVAKVRMRFAKRGRARFSSHRDVARAMEWALRRAGVPVSLSQGFSPHPRLSWIGASPTGAASEAEFVEIGLTRDLEPEAVGREVGAVLPEGLVVLDVVRSGPGALADRIDGSAWRIELPGVEPGTLRAAVTALLDSDVVEVERMTKNGPRTLDVRTAIVSITVDGAERSSARISVDDVTDPHDERHPNDEPLAHDTPSTRPPVENDRRAHARSAVCGTLSTVVRHTTPAVRPDDVVSALRIVAGLEPPVPVRSTRTAQGRLDDDGTLLDPLEADRDPIGR, encoded by the coding sequence GTGAGCTACAAGGGCGAGGCCGCGCACCCCTCGGCGCCGACCGTCGCGAAGGTCCGGATGCGGTTCGCGAAGCGCGGCCGCGCCCGGTTCAGCTCCCACCGCGACGTCGCCCGCGCGATGGAGTGGGCCCTGCGCCGGGCCGGGGTGCCGGTGTCGCTGTCCCAGGGGTTCAGCCCGCACCCGCGGCTGTCCTGGATCGGGGCCTCGCCGACCGGGGCCGCGAGCGAGGCCGAGTTCGTCGAGATCGGGCTCACACGCGACCTCGAGCCGGAGGCCGTCGGCCGCGAGGTCGGCGCGGTGCTGCCGGAGGGGCTCGTCGTGCTCGACGTGGTGCGCTCCGGGCCCGGGGCGCTGGCCGACCGGATCGACGGCAGCGCCTGGCGCATCGAGCTGCCCGGGGTGGAGCCGGGGACGCTGCGGGCCGCGGTGACGGCGCTGCTGGACTCCGACGTCGTCGAGGTCGAGCGGATGACCAAGAACGGTCCGCGGACGCTGGACGTGCGGACGGCGATCGTGTCGATCACCGTCGACGGAGCGGAGCGGAGCTCGGCCCGGATCTCCGTCGACGACGTCACGGACCCGCACGACGAGCGTCACCCGAACGATGAACCACTCGCGCACGACACGCCGTCGACACGCCCGCCGGTCGAGAACGACCGCCGAGCGCATGCACGATCGGCGGTGTGTGGGACACTGTCGACGGTCGTACGGCACACCACGCCGGCCGTGCGACCCGACGACGTGGTGAGCGCGCTGCGTATCGTCGCCGGGCTGGAGCCGCCCGTCCCCGTCAGATCGACGAGGACGGCGCAGGGCCGGCTCGACGACGACGGAACGCTGCTCGACCCGCTCGAGGCGGACCGCGACCCGATCGGTCGCTGA
- the ndk gene encoding nucleoside-diphosphate kinase, with protein MSDERTLVLVKPDGVQRGLVGEVISRIERKGLRLVALELKDVERSVAEQHYAEHAERPFFGELIEFITSGKVAAMVVEGPRAIAAFRQIAGGTDPVEKATPGSLRGDLALETGSNIVHGSDSPESAEREIKLWFG; from the coding sequence GTGTCCGACGAGCGCACCCTGGTGCTGGTGAAGCCGGACGGCGTGCAGCGCGGACTGGTCGGTGAGGTCATCTCGCGCATCGAGCGCAAGGGCCTGCGGCTGGTCGCGCTGGAGCTGAAGGACGTCGAGCGGTCGGTGGCCGAGCAGCACTACGCCGAGCACGCCGAGCGCCCGTTCTTCGGGGAACTCATCGAGTTCATCACCTCGGGCAAGGTGGCCGCGATGGTCGTCGAGGGCCCGCGCGCGATCGCCGCGTTCCGGCAGATCGCCGGTGGCACGGACCCGGTGGAGAAGGCCACGCCCGGCTCGCTGCGCGGTGACCTGGCGCTGGAGACCGGGTCGAACATCGTGCACGGCTCGGACTCGCCGGAGTCGGCCGAGCGCGAGATCAAGCTCTGGTTCGGCTGA
- a CDS encoding alpha/beta fold hydrolase, giving the protein MTGTERFVRSGDLRICTTTTGDAADPPVLLIMGLGLSYDWWREDFCDELAARGRRVVRFDNRDVGRSSHLSGAGISAWGFLTRRARPVYSLGDMADDAAAVIDAHGGAAHVVGASLGAMVAQEVAIRHPGRTLSLTSIMGRPGDGRTGKVSWRRVPDFLRPAAGDPVEDMVRAFRRIGSATRTAEDDEDVRVTMRRAAGREATVAHDGQGGGRQLAACVGERDRTADLRALSVPALVIHGADDTVIRPSGGRATAAAIPGAELLELPGMGHDLARASWPAVVDGIVRVGDAAERSSTG; this is encoded by the coding sequence GTGACCGGCACCGAGCGCTTCGTCCGCTCCGGCGACCTGCGGATCTGCACCACGACGACGGGTGACGCCGCCGATCCGCCGGTGCTGCTGATCATGGGCCTCGGCCTGAGCTACGACTGGTGGCGCGAGGACTTCTGCGACGAGCTCGCCGCGCGCGGGCGCCGGGTCGTGCGCTTCGACAACCGCGACGTCGGGCGCTCGTCGCACCTCTCCGGGGCCGGCATCTCGGCCTGGGGCTTCCTGACGAGACGGGCGCGTCCGGTCTACTCGCTGGGCGACATGGCCGACGACGCCGCGGCCGTGATCGACGCCCACGGCGGGGCCGCCCACGTCGTCGGGGCCTCGCTCGGCGCGATGGTGGCCCAGGAGGTCGCGATCCGGCACCCCGGGCGCACGCTGTCGCTGACCTCGATCATGGGGCGGCCGGGCGACGGGCGGACCGGGAAGGTCTCGTGGCGTCGCGTGCCGGACTTCCTGCGCCCCGCCGCGGGCGACCCCGTCGAGGACATGGTCCGCGCCTTCCGCCGCATCGGCTCCGCGACCCGCACGGCCGAGGACGACGAGGACGTGCGCGTGACCATGCGGCGCGCGGCCGGCCGGGAGGCGACCGTCGCGCACGACGGGCAGGGCGGTGGCCGTCAGCTCGCGGCGTGCGTGGGCGAGCGGGACCGCACCGCGGACCTGCGCGCGCTGTCGGTGCCGGCGCTGGTGATCCACGGGGCCGACGACACCGTGATCCGTCCCAGCGGCGGCCGGGCGACCGCCGCCGCCATCCCCGGCGCCGAGCTCCTCGAGCTGCCGGGGATGGGTCACGACCTGGCGCGGGCCTCGTGGCCCGCCGTCGTGGACGGGATCGTGCGGGTGGGAGACGCAGCGGAGCGGAGCTCGACCGGGTAG
- a CDS encoding TIGR03960 family B12-binding radical SAM protein: MSVDVTTSPESVYDRLEPLLPRVRKPVQYVGGERNATVTPWEDAEVHWALCYPDAYEVGLPNQGLMILYEVLNERPDALAERTYAVWPDLAALMREHGVPQFTVDGHRPVAAFDVLGVSFATELGYTNLLEILDLAGIPLHAADRTVEHPLVLAGGHAAFNPEPIADFVDIVALGDGEEVVGDITDVVKAAKAEGLSRHATLERLAGVPGVYVPALYAVDYHDDGSIAAVRPTSPAAPQRIHKRTTSDLDDWPYPKAPLVPMAETVHERMSVEIFRGCTRGCRFCQAGMITRPVRERSKQGVSEMVEAGLQASGYSEVGLLSLSSADHSEIGEIAKGLADRYEGTGTGLSLPSTRVDAFNVDLAEELTRSGRRSGLTFAPEGGSERLRRVINKMVSEEELIATVATAYEHGWRQVKLYFMCGLPTETDEDVLQIATMAHEVVRTGRKAAGRGDVRATVSIGAFVPKPHTPFQWAAQTAPEVVDSRLRQLREAINSDRSLGRNVGLRYHDGQPSLIEGLLSRGDRRVGRVIEAVWRDGGHFDGWSEYFSFERWETAAAEALPPQGVDLFWFTTRERDQHEVLPWDHLDSGLDRGWLWDDWQDALDSREQDDCRWTPCFDCGVCPQMGTEIQIGPTAGAMAPGRMLPLTPVETRTSTPVHNPRLDGAAGQGTA, translated from the coding sequence ATGTCCGTCGATGTCACGACCTCGCCGGAGTCGGTGTACGACCGGCTCGAGCCGCTGCTGCCCCGGGTGCGCAAACCCGTGCAGTACGTCGGTGGTGAGCGCAACGCGACGGTGACCCCGTGGGAGGACGCCGAGGTCCACTGGGCGCTCTGCTACCCCGACGCCTACGAGGTCGGCCTCCCCAACCAGGGCCTCATGATCCTCTACGAGGTCCTCAACGAGCGGCCGGACGCGCTCGCCGAGCGCACCTACGCCGTGTGGCCGGACCTCGCCGCGCTGATGCGCGAGCACGGGGTCCCGCAGTTCACGGTGGACGGGCACCGGCCGGTGGCGGCGTTCGACGTCCTCGGCGTCTCCTTCGCCACCGAGCTCGGCTACACGAACCTGCTCGAGATCCTCGACCTCGCCGGCATCCCGCTGCACGCGGCCGACCGCACGGTCGAGCACCCGCTCGTGCTCGCCGGCGGGCACGCGGCCTTCAACCCCGAGCCGATCGCCGACTTCGTGGACATCGTCGCCCTCGGGGACGGCGAGGAGGTCGTCGGCGACATCACCGACGTGGTGAAGGCGGCCAAGGCCGAGGGCCTGTCCCGGCACGCGACGCTCGAGCGGCTCGCCGGCGTCCCCGGCGTCTACGTCCCGGCGCTCTACGCCGTCGACTACCACGACGACGGGTCGATCGCGGCCGTGCGCCCGACCTCCCCGGCCGCGCCGCAGCGCATCCACAAGCGCACCACGAGCGACCTGGACGACTGGCCCTACCCCAAGGCGCCGCTGGTGCCGATGGCCGAGACCGTCCACGAGCGGATGAGCGTCGAGATCTTCCGCGGCTGCACCCGCGGGTGCCGGTTCTGCCAGGCGGGGATGATCACCCGCCCGGTGCGTGAGCGCTCGAAGCAGGGCGTCTCGGAGATGGTCGAGGCCGGACTGCAGGCCTCCGGCTACTCCGAGGTGGGCCTGCTGTCGCTCTCCAGCGCGGACCACTCGGAGATCGGCGAGATCGCCAAGGGCCTCGCCGACCGCTACGAGGGCACCGGCACCGGGCTCTCCCTGCCCTCCACCCGCGTCGACGCCTTCAACGTCGACCTCGCCGAGGAGCTGACCCGCTCCGGACGACGCTCGGGCCTCACGTTCGCCCCCGAGGGCGGCTCGGAGCGGCTGCGCCGGGTGATCAACAAGATGGTCTCCGAGGAGGAGCTCATCGCGACCGTCGCCACCGCGTACGAGCACGGCTGGCGCCAGGTCAAGCTCTACTTCATGTGCGGGCTCCCCACCGAGACCGACGAGGACGTGCTCCAGATCGCGACGATGGCCCACGAGGTCGTCCGCACCGGGCGGAAGGCCGCCGGGCGCGGGGACGTGCGGGCCACGGTGTCGATCGGCGCCTTCGTCCCGAAGCCGCACACCCCCTTCCAGTGGGCGGCGCAGACCGCGCCCGAGGTGGTCGACTCCCGGCTGCGCCAGCTCCGTGAGGCGATCAACTCCGACCGCTCGCTGGGTCGCAACGTCGGCCTGCGCTACCACGACGGACAGCCCTCGCTGATCGAGGGACTGCTCTCGCGGGGCGACCGCCGCGTCGGCCGGGTGATCGAGGCGGTCTGGCGCGACGGCGGGCACTTCGACGGCTGGAGCGAGTACTTCTCCTTCGAGCGCTGGGAGACCGCCGCCGCCGAGGCGCTGCCCCCGCAGGGCGTGGACCTGTTCTGGTTCACCACGCGCGAGCGCGACCAGCACGAGGTCCTGCCCTGGGACCACCTCGACTCCGGGCTGGACCGCGGGTGGCTGTGGGACGACTGGCAGGACGCGCTGGACTCCCGGGAGCAGGACGACTGCCGCTGGACGCCGTGCTTCGACTGCGGCGTCTGCCCGCAGATGGGCACCGAGATCCAGATCGGCCCGACGGCGGGTGCGATGGCCCCGGGCCGCATGCTGCCGCTCACCCCGGTCGAGACCCGGACGTCGACCCCCGTGCACAACCCCCGGCTGGACGGAGCCGCGGGGCAGGGAACGGCGTGA